In Candidatus Paceibacterota bacterium, a single genomic region encodes these proteins:
- a CDS encoding MDR family MFS transporter has product MSNSSATGAPIKAHTHREIMIIMSGLMTGLLLAALDQTIVSTALKTIVIDLHGLNEYTWVVTAYLLTSTASTPLYGKISDLYGRRVVFQFAILTFLLGSLLAGLSQNMSQLIATRALQGLGAGGLMALTFVIIGDIVPPRERGKYQGYFGAVWGLSSVAGPLLGGFFSDHQHILGITGWRWIFYINLPFGILALIITSAVLHIPKVKREHSIDYFGALLLVVAVTTTLLAIAVYGPENGWADVRTISYLVAGGVLSVLFVLWEGKAKEPILPMRLFKNHTFMLTSILGAVIGAGMFGAIIMLPLYLQIVKVNTATTAGLKLIPLMLGIVSMSIFSGKRITHHGKYKKFPVIGTAIMTVGILLMSTLTRETPYWQLSIYAIIVGAGLGLSMQTIVIALQNSVDYQDMGVATSANTFFRSLGSVFGSAIFGAVLNNRLAHYMHNGFTDLAKSDPAAMAGVDLSPKGVTSIIASPQNFASVVHNTALDAYVNAFHIVFYTAAPITALGFIIALSLRELPLRTSHDYAVAREEAAGEAIG; this is encoded by the coding sequence TTGTCTAATTCTTCTGCAACTGGTGCCCCAATAAAAGCTCATACGCACCGCGAAATCATGATCATTATGAGCGGTTTGATGACTGGTCTTTTATTAGCCGCACTCGATCAAACTATTGTTTCTACCGCACTAAAAACTATCGTTATTGATCTACACGGATTAAATGAATACACGTGGGTTGTTACTGCGTATCTCTTAACTTCAACTGCCTCGACACCTCTCTACGGAAAGATCTCTGATCTCTACGGCCGTCGCGTTGTGTTCCAATTTGCAATTCTTACTTTTTTGCTCGGTTCCCTTCTTGCCGGTCTTTCCCAGAACATGTCCCAACTAATTGCTACACGCGCGCTGCAAGGGCTCGGCGCTGGCGGTCTCATGGCATTGACCTTCGTCATCATCGGCGACATTGTTCCGCCACGCGAACGCGGTAAGTACCAGGGTTATTTCGGCGCGGTATGGGGTCTCTCATCCGTGGCGGGCCCACTCCTTGGCGGATTCTTCTCTGACCATCAGCACATCCTTGGAATCACTGGCTGGCGTTGGATCTTCTACATCAACCTACCCTTCGGCATTCTTGCTCTAATTATTACTTCCGCAGTACTCCATATCCCAAAGGTAAAACGCGAGCATTCAATTGATTATTTTGGCGCTCTTCTTTTGGTAGTTGCAGTCACGACGACCTTGCTCGCCATTGCTGTTTATGGACCAGAGAACGGCTGGGCGGATGTGCGCACCATTTCCTATCTCGTGGCGGGTGGCGTGCTTTCTGTTCTTTTCGTCCTCTGGGAAGGAAAGGCAAAAGAGCCAATTCTGCCTATGCGACTCTTCAAAAACCACACCTTTATGCTCACCTCAATCCTTGGCGCGGTCATTGGTGCCGGGATGTTCGGTGCCATCATTATGTTGCCTCTTTACTTGCAGATTGTAAAAGTAAATACGGCCACAACCGCTGGCCTGAAATTGATTCCACTGATGCTCGGCATCGTCAGCATGTCTATTTTCAGCGGAAAACGCATTACGCACCATGGCAAATACAAAAAATTCCCTGTTATCGGTACCGCAATTATGACCGTCGGAATTCTTCTCATGTCCACCTTGACGAGAGAGACTCCGTACTGGCAACTTTCGATTTATGCCATCATCGTTGGCGCAGGTCTTGGTCTATCCATGCAGACAATTGTTATTGCACTACAGAATTCAGTCGACTACCAAGACATGGGAGTTGCAACGAGCGCTAATACATTCTTCCGCTCCCTCGGAAGCGTCTTTGGTTCTGCGATTTTCGGCGCAGTTCTCAATAACCGCCTGGCCCACTATATGCATAATGGGTTCACCGACCTGGCGAAATCAGACCCTGCTGCAATGGCTGGAGTGGATCTCTCGCCTAAGGGCGTTACAAGCATTATTGCGAGTCCACAAAATTTTGCGTCCGTAGTCCATAACACCGCGTTGGATGCATATGTAAATGCATTCCACATCGTCTTCTACACGGCGGCTCCGATTACCGCGCTAGGATTCATTATTGCGCTCTCACTTCGCGAACTTCCGCTTCGTACATCTCATGATTACGCGGTGGCTCGTGAGGAGGCGGCGGGAGAGGCTATTGGTTGA
- a CDS encoding MFS transporter codes for MSRFKVLAGLPREVKVLTTAGFFVAVGFGVIVPAMPLYAKSFGATNTAVGLIVSMFAVARFSSGLFSGKLVDRFGERLVFAVGITMVSFFTLLCALAHSFTQLLIFRSAGGLGSSMFSVAAASIIMRSVSDDQRGRAQSIYNGSFLLGGITGPAIGGVLTAISLRAPFFTYSITLFLAGATGYFFLTPGKPASHPKIKESTNLSMAEALKMLPYRTALLLAFVTNWILFGMRSSILPLFVTEELHSTTAIVGLGFTLAALFQGALLLPAGTLSDLRGRRVALSIGTTVVMAGVLILIFAIHPWMYLAAMCVTGLGGAFLSTTPANIVGDIIRGKSGQVIALWQMAGDAGMIIGPITVGFLSDVYSFRAAFVVSAAVFSISILLAYQLPETRQSHLIVAQDGEQAQDLHIEPDYGDH; via the coding sequence TTGAGTCGATTTAAGGTTCTCGCGGGACTCCCTCGGGAGGTAAAGGTCCTCACTACGGCGGGGTTTTTTGTCGCAGTAGGATTTGGAGTCATCGTTCCTGCCATGCCCCTCTACGCAAAATCTTTTGGTGCAACTAATACCGCTGTTGGGCTGATCGTCTCGATGTTTGCAGTCGCGCGATTCTCATCGGGTCTCTTCTCTGGAAAACTGGTCGATAGATTTGGCGAACGTCTCGTCTTTGCCGTTGGAATCACCATGGTTTCGTTCTTCACCTTACTCTGTGCACTCGCACATAGTTTCACGCAATTATTGATTTTTCGCTCAGCGGGCGGGCTTGGTTCATCCATGTTCTCCGTCGCAGCCGCTTCCATCATTATGCGTTCGGTATCTGATGATCAACGCGGTCGGGCTCAATCAATCTATAATGGCTCTTTCCTCCTTGGCGGAATCACTGGACCTGCAATTGGTGGAGTGCTCACTGCAATCTCTTTACGTGCGCCTTTCTTCACTTACTCCATCACGCTCTTTTTAGCCGGAGCGACTGGCTACTTCTTTCTTACTCCCGGGAAGCCGGCATCACATCCAAAAATCAAAGAGAGCACAAACTTGTCAATGGCTGAGGCATTGAAGATGCTGCCTTATCGAACGGCGCTCCTCCTCGCCTTTGTAACCAACTGGATTCTCTTCGGAATGCGCTCTTCGATATTGCCCCTCTTTGTTACCGAAGAACTGCACTCCACAACCGCCATTGTCGGTCTCGGATTTACCCTTGCGGCACTATTTCAAGGTGCGCTTCTGCTTCCAGCAGGAACGCTCTCGGACCTGCGAGGCAGGCGAGTGGCACTAAGTATCGGTACCACCGTGGTGATGGCAGGCGTGCTCATTTTGATTTTCGCGATTCATCCGTGGATGTATCTCGCGGCCATGTGCGTCACCGGACTCGGAGGAGCATTTCTCTCGACAACTCCGGCAAATATCGTTGGCGATATCATTCGCGGAAAGAGCGGCCAAGTGATCGCACTCTGGCAGATGGCCGGAGATGCAGGCATGATCATTGGACCAATAACCGTCGGATTTTTATCAGACGTCTACTCTTTCCGCGCCGCTTTTGTCGTCAGTGCAGCAGTCTTCTCAATCTCGATACTGCTGGCGTATCAGTTGCCTGAAACGCGCCAGTCGCACTTAATTGTTGCGCAGGATGGAGAGCAAGCGCAAGACCTCCATATAGAGCCAGACTACGGTGACCATTAG
- a CDS encoding Bax inhibitor-1/YccA family protein yields the protein MQSSNPVLGKAFNQRGFAAMGNTATATQDTSATLEDLYNAPAASSLRTGRMTIDDVVTRTGILFGILVITGAAAWTLNLGVGALMLGFFGGFALAMVNVFSKTVRPVLIMAYAAFEGLALGTLSHVYNTIYPGIVSQAILGTLAAFVGVLIAYRSGRVRVTPRFTRMVMGAAIGYLILGLVSMIAAMSGAGDGMGLYGVSGLGLLLALAGVGIASIFLILDFDQIQKGINAGLPEQESWRAGFGLMVTVVWLYMEVLRLLSILRNN from the coding sequence ATGCAAAGTTCAAATCCTGTCTTAGGAAAAGCTTTTAACCAACGTGGTTTTGCCGCGATGGGTAATACGGCTACGGCAACTCAGGACACTTCAGCGACTCTCGAGGATCTATACAACGCCCCAGCGGCTTCCTCTCTTCGAACAGGGCGTATGACAATTGATGACGTCGTAACCCGTACCGGAATTCTTTTCGGCATCCTCGTCATTACAGGCGCGGCTGCTTGGACCCTCAACCTGGGCGTCGGCGCTTTGATGCTCGGCTTCTTTGGTGGTTTCGCACTTGCCATGGTCAATGTATTTAGCAAGACGGTCCGTCCAGTACTCATCATGGCCTACGCCGCATTTGAGGGTCTTGCCCTTGGAACATTGAGCCACGTCTACAACACCATCTACCCAGGCATCGTGAGCCAGGCAATTCTCGGCACCTTGGCAGCTTTCGTCGGTGTGCTTATTGCTTACCGCAGTGGTCGCGTACGTGTCACCCCACGTTTCACCCGTATGGTGATGGGTGCCGCAATTGGTTACCTAATACTTGGTCTCGTCAGCATGATCGCTGCAATGTCTGGTGCCGGCGATGGAATGGGTCTCTACGGAGTCTCAGGCCTCGGGCTTCTCCTTGCCCTTGCTGGTGTTGGCATTGCCAGCATCTTCCTGATTCTCGATTTCGATCAGATTCAAAAGGGAATTAACGCCGGTCTTCCTGAGCAAGAATCATGGCGTGCCGGCTTCGGTCTAATGGTCACCGTAGTCTGGCTCTATATGGAGGTCTTGCGCTTGCTCTCCATCCTGCGCAACAATTAA